A single genomic interval of Streptomyces sp. NBC_00663 harbors:
- the secF gene encoding protein translocase subunit SecF: MSKLGNLGARLHRGEISYDFIGHRKLWYGISILITITAIVGLAVRGLNMGIDFQGGAVFTTEKISVSVSQAEDFAKEASGHDAVVQKLGNGTMRIQIAGMDTQQSDEIKNKLAEDFKVDPEKIAADLVGPSWGDQIANKAWQGLAIFMVLVVIYLAIAFEWRMAIAALVALIHDITITVGIYALVGFEVTPGTVIGLLTILGYSLYDTVVVFDSLKEQTKDITKQTRFTYSDVANRSINGTLVRSINTTVVALLPVAGLLFIGGGFLGAGTLNDISLSLFVGLAAGAYSSIFIATPLVADLKEREPQMKALRKRVLAKRAQAAAEEELAEARGDAAGDPEDATPAVVGPRSTRRRPSGKRR, from the coding sequence ATGTCGAAACTCGGCAATCTCGGCGCCCGACTGCACCGTGGCGAGATCAGCTACGACTTCATCGGTCACCGCAAGCTCTGGTACGGCATCTCGATCCTGATCACCATCACGGCGATCGTGGGCCTCGCGGTACGCGGCCTCAACATGGGCATCGACTTCCAGGGCGGCGCGGTCTTCACCACCGAGAAGATCAGCGTCTCCGTCTCCCAGGCCGAGGACTTCGCGAAGGAAGCCTCCGGCCACGACGCGGTCGTGCAGAAGCTCGGCAACGGCACGATGCGCATCCAGATCGCCGGCATGGACACCCAGCAGTCCGACGAGATCAAGAACAAGCTCGCCGAGGACTTCAAGGTCGACCCGGAGAAGATCGCCGCCGACCTCGTCGGCCCCAGCTGGGGTGACCAGATCGCCAACAAGGCCTGGCAGGGCCTGGCGATCTTCATGGTCCTCGTCGTGATCTATCTGGCGATCGCCTTCGAGTGGCGCATGGCCATCGCGGCGCTCGTCGCGCTGATCCACGACATCACCATCACCGTCGGCATCTACGCCCTCGTCGGCTTCGAGGTCACGCCCGGCACGGTGATCGGTCTGCTGACGATCCTCGGTTACTCGCTCTACGACACGGTGGTCGTCTTCGACTCCCTCAAGGAGCAGACGAAGGACATCACCAAGCAGACCCGCTTCACCTACAGCGATGTCGCCAACCGTTCGATCAACGGCACCCTGGTCCGCTCCATCAACACCACGGTGGTCGCGCTGCTGCCGGTCGCCGGCCTGCTGTTCATCGGTGGCGGCTTCCTCGGCGCGGGCACGCTCAACGACATCTCGCTGTCGCTGTTCGTAGGCCTCGCGGCCGGTGCGTACTCCTCGATCTTCATCGCCACGCCGCTCGTCGCCGACCTCAAGGAGCGCGAGCCGCAGATGAAGGCCCTGCGCAAGCGAGTCCTGGCCAAGCGCGCCCAGGCCGCCGCCGAGGAGGAGCTCGCGGAGGCCCGCGGGGACGCCGCCGGTGACCCCGAGGACGCCACCCCGGCCGTCGTCGGACCGCGCTCCACGCGCCGCCGTCCCTCGGGGAAGCGCCGATGA
- a CDS encoding adenine phosphoribosyltransferase gives MTDIQELLLSRIRDVADYPEPGVMFKDITPLLADPAAFTALTDALAEIAERTGATKIVGLEARGFILGAPVAVRAGLGFIPVRKAGKLPGATLAQAYDLEYGSAEIEVHAEDLTGDDRILIVDDVLATGGTAEAAIQLIRRAGAEVAGLAVLMELGFLAGRPRLEPALEGAPLEALLVV, from the coding sequence ATGACCGACATCCAGGAGCTGCTGCTCAGCCGCATCCGTGACGTGGCCGACTATCCGGAGCCGGGCGTGATGTTCAAGGACATCACCCCGCTCCTGGCGGACCCGGCGGCGTTCACGGCTCTGACGGACGCGCTGGCGGAGATCGCGGAGCGCACGGGTGCCACGAAGATCGTCGGCCTGGAGGCCCGCGGCTTCATCCTGGGCGCCCCGGTCGCCGTCCGCGCTGGGCTGGGCTTCATCCCCGTACGCAAGGCGGGCAAGCTCCCCGGAGCGACCCTGGCCCAGGCGTACGACCTGGAGTACGGCTCGGCGGAGATCGAGGTCCACGCCGAGGACCTGACCGGCGACGACCGCATCCTGATCGTCGACGACGTCCTCGCCACCGGCGGCACGGCCGAGGCCGCGATCCAGCTGATCCGCCGCGCGGGCGCCGAGGTGGCGGGCCTGGCGGTCCTGATGGAGCTGGGCTTCCTGGCGGGCCGCCCCCGCCTGGAACCGGCCCTGGAGGGCGCTCCACTGGAAGCGCTGCTGGTCGTCTGA
- a CDS encoding RelA/SpoT family protein → MPDEAQPLTAAKPEPASGSAATPAKNATQGSVEHAQSAPVDKSAEQPRPKPAPPERPAPASAPPASTPPAVRPPAGQPARSGSSNRVRARLARLGVQRSNPYNPVLEPLLRIVRSNDPKIETATLRQVEKAYQVAERWHRGQKRKSGDPYITHPLAVTTILAELGMDPATLMAGLLHDTVEDTEYGLDQLRRDFGDSVALLVDGVTKLDKVKFGEAAQAETVRKMVVAMAKDPRVLVIKLADRLHNMRTMRYLKREKQEKKARETLEIYAPLAHRLGMNTIKWELEDLAFAILYPKMYDEIVRLVAERAPKRDEYLAIVTDEVQQDLRAARIKATVTGRPKHYYSVYQKMIVRGRDFAEIYDLVGIRVLVDTVRDCYAALGTVHARWNPVPGRFKDYIAMPKFNMYQSLHTTVIGPNGKPVELQIRTFDMHRRAEYGIAAHWKYKQEAVAGTSKVRSDQPRTTGKDDHLNDMAWLRQLLDWQKETEDPGEFLESLRFDLSRNEVFVFTPKGDVIALPAGATPVDFSYAVHTEVGHRTIGARVNGRLVPLESTLDNGDLVEVFTSKAAGAGPSRDWLGFVKSPRARNKIRAWFSKERRDEAIEQGKDAIVRAMRKQNLPIQRILTGDSLVTLAHEMRYPDISALYAAIGEGHVSAQNVVQKLVSALGGEEAATEEIDESVPPTRGRSRKRRSSADPGVVVKGVDDVWVKLARCCTPVPGDPIIGFVTRGSGVSVHRSDCVNVESLSREPERILDVEWAPTQSSVFLVAIQVEALDRSRLLSDVTRVLSDQHVNILSAAVQTSRDRVATSRFTFEMGDPKHLGHVLKAVRGVEGVYDVYRVTSARTRS, encoded by the coding sequence TTGCCAGACGAGGCCCAGCCACTGACCGCCGCCAAGCCCGAGCCCGCCTCGGGCTCCGCGGCGACGCCCGCGAAGAACGCCACGCAGGGCTCGGTCGAGCACGCCCAGTCCGCGCCCGTCGACAAGTCGGCCGAGCAGCCACGCCCCAAGCCGGCCCCGCCCGAGCGTCCCGCGCCCGCGTCCGCGCCCCCCGCCTCCACGCCTCCCGCGGTCCGCCCGCCCGCCGGTCAGCCCGCCCGCTCCGGCTCCTCCAACCGCGTCCGCGCCCGCCTCGCCCGTCTCGGTGTCCAGCGCTCCAACCCGTACAACCCGGTCCTGGAGCCCCTGCTGCGGATAGTGCGCAGCAACGACCCGAAGATCGAGACCGCGACGCTCCGCCAGGTCGAGAAGGCCTACCAGGTCGCCGAGCGCTGGCACCGCGGCCAGAAGCGCAAGAGCGGCGACCCGTACATCACGCACCCGCTCGCCGTCACCACCATCCTCGCCGAGCTCGGCATGGACCCGGCCACCCTCATGGCCGGTCTGTTGCACGACACGGTCGAGGACACCGAGTACGGCCTCGACCAGCTGCGCCGCGACTTCGGCGACTCGGTCGCCCTGCTCGTCGACGGTGTCACCAAGCTGGACAAGGTCAAGTTCGGCGAGGCCGCGCAGGCCGAGACCGTGCGCAAGATGGTCGTCGCCATGGCCAAGGACCCGCGCGTCCTGGTCATCAAGCTCGCCGACCGCCTGCACAACATGCGCACCATGCGCTACCTCAAGCGCGAGAAGCAGGAGAAGAAGGCGCGCGAGACGCTTGAGATCTACGCGCCGCTCGCCCACCGCCTGGGCATGAACACCATCAAGTGGGAACTGGAGGACCTCGCCTTCGCGATCCTCTACCCCAAGATGTACGACGAGATCGTGCGTCTGGTGGCCGAGCGGGCGCCCAAGCGCGACGAGTACCTCGCCATAGTGACCGACGAGGTGCAGCAGGACCTGCGCGCGGCCCGCATCAAGGCGACCGTCACCGGCCGCCCGAAGCACTACTACAGCGTCTACCAGAAGATGATCGTCCGCGGGCGCGACTTCGCGGAGATCTACGACCTGGTCGGCATCCGAGTCCTCGTGGACACCGTCAGGGACTGCTACGCGGCCCTGGGCACCGTCCACGCCCGCTGGAACCCGGTTCCGGGGCGGTTCAAGGACTACATCGCGATGCCCAAGTTCAACATGTACCAGTCGCTGCACACCACGGTGATCGGACCCAACGGCAAGCCCGTCGAACTCCAGATCCGCACCTTCGACATGCACCGCCGCGCCGAGTACGGCATCGCCGCGCACTGGAAGTACAAGCAGGAGGCCGTCGCCGGCACCTCCAAGGTCCGCTCGGACCAGCCGCGGACCACCGGCAAGGACGACCACCTCAACGACATGGCGTGGCTGCGCCAGTTGCTGGACTGGCAGAAGGAGACCGAGGACCCCGGCGAGTTCCTGGAGTCCCTGCGCTTCGACCTGTCGCGCAACGAGGTCTTCGTCTTCACGCCCAAGGGCGACGTGATAGCGCTGCCGGCCGGCGCCACCCCCGTGGACTTCTCGTACGCGGTCCACACCGAGGTCGGCCACCGGACGATAGGGGCACGCGTCAACGGACGCCTCGTTCCCCTCGAATCCACCCTGGACAACGGCGACTTGGTGGAGGTCTTCACCTCCAAGGCGGCCGGCGCGGGACCGTCCCGCGACTGGCTGGGCTTCGTCAAGTCACCGCGCGCCCGCAACAAGATCAGGGCCTGGTTCTCCAAGGAGCGCCGCGACGAGGCGATCGAGCAGGGCAAGGACGCCATCGTCCGCGCGATGCGCAAGCAGAACCTGCCGATCCAGCGCATCCTCACCGGCGACTCCCTGGTCACGCTCGCGCACGAGATGCGCTACCCCGACATCTCCGCCCTGTACGCGGCGATCGGCGAGGGCCATGTCTCCGCGCAGAACGTGGTGCAGAAGCTGGTCTCCGCGCTCGGCGGCGAGGAGGCCGCCACCGAGGAGATCGACGAGTCGGTTCCGCCGACCCGCGGTCGCAGCCGCAAGCGCCGTTCCAGCGCCGACCCCGGTGTGGTGGTCAAGGGCGTCGACGACGTGTGGGTCAAGCTCGCCCGTTGCTGCACCCCCGTACCCGGCGACCCCATCATCGGTTTCGTCACGCGCGGTAGCGGCGTATCGGTTCACCGCAGCGACTGTGTCAACGTGGAGTCACTGTCGCGCGAGCCCGAGCGCATCCTCGACGTCGAGTGGGCGCCCACCCAGTCCTCGGTCTTCCTGGTCGCCATCCAGGTCGAGGCCCTCGACCGCTCCCGGCTCCTCTCCGACGTCACCCGCGTCCTGTCCGACCAGCACGTCAACATCCTCTCCGCGGCCGTCCAGACCTCCCGCGACCGCGTCGCCACCTCCCGCTTCACCTTCGAGATGGGCGACCCCAAGCACCTCGGTCACGTCCTGAAGGCGGTCAGGGGAGTGGAGGGCGTCTACGACGTCTACCGCGTGACGTCGGCGCGCACCAGGTCGTAA
- a CDS encoding DUF349 domain-containing protein — MSSDPWGRVDETGTVYVRTADGEQVVGSWQAGSPEEALAYFERKYEGLVVEIGLLEKRVKTTDLSAKDAQVAIDHIREQVDAHHAVGDLDALKVRLDKLVETVDKRREERKQQRAKQSDEARHAKEALVVEAEELAQSDQWRAAGERLRALVDTWKGLPRLDRKSDDELWHRFSHARSAFSKRRKAHFASLDAQREEARKTKERLVSEAEALSNSTDWGPTAARYRELMAEWKAAGRAQREHEDDLWNRFRGAQDVFFAARSSVFAERDAEQGENLKLKEELADEAEKILPVTDLKAARAAFRQINERWEAIGHVPRDARPKVEGRMHAVERAIQEAEETEWRRTNPEARARAEGLTGQLQAAVDKLRGQIEQARAQGNNARADKLERELEGRQALLDQALKGLHEFGG, encoded by the coding sequence GTGAGCAGCGACCCGTGGGGCCGCGTCGACGAGACGGGGACCGTGTACGTGCGTACGGCCGACGGCGAGCAGGTCGTCGGTTCCTGGCAGGCCGGCTCCCCTGAGGAGGCGCTGGCCTACTTCGAGCGCAAGTACGAGGGCCTGGTGGTCGAGATCGGCCTCCTCGAGAAGCGAGTGAAGACCACCGATCTGTCCGCGAAGGACGCTCAGGTAGCCATCGACCACATCCGCGAGCAGGTCGACGCGCACCACGCGGTCGGCGACCTGGACGCCCTCAAGGTGCGGCTCGACAAGCTCGTGGAGACCGTCGACAAGCGTCGCGAGGAGCGCAAGCAGCAGCGCGCGAAGCAGTCCGACGAGGCCCGGCACGCCAAGGAGGCGCTGGTCGTCGAGGCCGAGGAGCTGGCGCAGTCCGACCAGTGGCGGGCGGCCGGCGAGCGGCTGCGGGCCCTGGTGGACACCTGGAAGGGTCTGCCGCGTCTGGACCGCAAGTCGGACGACGAACTGTGGCACCGCTTCTCGCACGCCCGGTCGGCGTTCTCCAAGCGCCGCAAGGCGCACTTCGCCTCGCTGGACGCGCAGCGCGAGGAGGCCCGCAAGACCAAGGAGCGGCTGGTCTCCGAGGCCGAGGCGCTGTCCAACTCCACCGACTGGGGTCCGACGGCGGCCCGCTACCGCGAGCTGATGGCGGAGTGGAAGGCCGCGGGCCGCGCCCAGCGCGAGCACGAGGACGACCTGTGGAACCGCTTCCGCGGCGCCCAGGACGTCTTCTTCGCCGCCCGCAGCTCGGTCTTCGCCGAGCGCGACGCCGAGCAGGGCGAGAACCTCAAGCTCAAGGAGGAGCTGGCCGACGAGGCCGAGAAGATCCTCCCGGTGACCGACCTGAAGGCGGCGCGTGCCGCGTTCCGTCAGATCAACGAGCGCTGGGAGGCCATCGGCCATGTCCCGCGCGACGCCCGCCCCAAGGTCGAGGGCCGGATGCACGCCGTCGAGCGGGCCATCCAGGAGGCCGAGGAGACCGAGTGGCGTCGCACGAACCCGGAGGCACGCGCGCGTGCCGAGGGTCTGACGGGCCAGCTCCAGGCCGCCGTGGACAAGCTCCGCGGCCAGATCGAGCAGGCGCGCGCCCAGGGCAACAACGCCCGCGCGGACAAGCTGGAGCGTGAGCTGGAGGGCCGCCAGGCGCTGCTCGACCAGGCGCTGAAGGGTCTGCACGAGTTCGGCGGCTAG
- a CDS encoding peptidylprolyl isomerase: MVTQEQRKRQLAREKFLRQQQRRTAARRKARMRNSVIASVLGVIVVGSLALYTTGVLKDDGDDKANASASASATPSAVSDPCKKAAEGKVKTATWKKEPAMTIDKSAKYTMKLATTCGDIDIALKTSAAPHTVNSFNFLASKGYFDHTKCHRLTTNGIYVLQCGDPTGSGSGSPGYTIPDENLKDKSLKGDTYPAGTVAMANQYNAQTGEGKNSGGSQFFLVYQDSPLPANYTPFGTVSESGMTVLKKIAAAGENTGAGDGAPNATVVINKATVSKS, encoded by the coding sequence GTGGTCACCCAGGAACAGCGGAAGCGGCAGCTCGCCCGGGAGAAGTTTCTGCGGCAGCAGCAGCGGCGCACCGCCGCGCGGCGCAAGGCCCGCATGCGCAACTCCGTGATCGCGTCGGTGCTCGGCGTGATCGTGGTGGGCAGCCTGGCGCTCTACACGACCGGTGTCCTCAAGGACGACGGCGACGACAAGGCCAACGCGAGCGCGTCGGCGTCCGCCACGCCCAGCGCGGTCTCCGATCCGTGCAAGAAGGCCGCCGAGGGCAAGGTCAAGACGGCGACGTGGAAGAAGGAGCCGGCGATGACGATCGACAAGTCGGCGAAGTACACGATGAAGCTGGCGACGACCTGCGGCGACATCGACATAGCGCTCAAGACGTCCGCGGCCCCGCACACCGTGAACTCGTTCAATTTCCTGGCGTCGAAGGGCTACTTCGACCACACCAAGTGCCACCGGCTCACCACCAACGGCATCTACGTGCTCCAGTGCGGCGACCCGACGGGCAGCGGCAGCGGCAGCCCCGGCTACACGATCCCGGACGAGAATCTGAAGGACAAGTCGCTCAAGGGCGACACCTACCCGGCCGGCACGGTCGCGATGGCGAACCAGTACAACGCCCAGACGGGCGAGGGCAAGAACAGCGGCGGCAGCCAGTTCTTCCTCGTCTACCAGGACAGTCCACTGCCGGCCAACTACACACCGTTCGGTACCGTGTCCGAATCCGGCATGACCGTCCTGAAGAAGATCGCCGCCGCAGGTGAGAACACCGGCGCGGGTGACGGCGCTCCCAACGCGACGGTCGTGATCAACAAGGCAACGGTCAGCAAATCCTGA
- a CDS encoding MBL fold metallo-hydrolase, with amino-acid sequence MLIAGFPAGAWGTNCFLVAPAAGEECVIIDPGHQAAQGVEETLKKHRLKPVAVVLTHGHIDHVASVVPVCGAHDVPAWIHPEDRFMMSDPEKALGRTIGMPLLGELAVGEPDDVKELTDGAKLELAGLELTVAHAPGHTRGSVTFGLPETADIPPILFSGDLLFAGSIGRTDFPGGSMDDMLESLARVVLPLDDSTVVLPGHNEQTTIGRERATNPYLRQVAAGPGADVDAPRRGM; translated from the coding sequence GTGCTCATTGCCGGGTTCCCCGCCGGGGCCTGGGGGACGAACTGTTTTCTCGTCGCCCCCGCCGCGGGTGAGGAGTGCGTGATCATCGACCCGGGCCATCAGGCCGCCCAGGGAGTCGAGGAGACGCTGAAGAAGCATCGGCTCAAGCCCGTCGCCGTCGTCCTCACCCATGGCCACATCGACCATGTGGCCTCGGTCGTCCCGGTCTGCGGCGCGCACGACGTGCCCGCGTGGATCCACCCCGAGGACCGGTTCATGATGAGCGACCCCGAGAAGGCGCTCGGCCGCACCATCGGCATGCCGCTCCTGGGCGAGCTGGCCGTGGGGGAGCCCGACGACGTCAAGGAGCTGACGGACGGGGCGAAGCTGGAGCTGGCGGGCCTTGAGCTCACCGTCGCGCACGCGCCGGGCCATACCAGGGGGTCGGTGACCTTCGGCCTGCCCGAGACGGCGGACATCCCGCCGATCCTCTTCTCGGGCGACCTGCTGTTCGCCGGCTCCATCGGACGCACCGATTTCCCCGGTGGCTCCATGGACGACATGCTCGAGTCCCTGGCCCGCGTGGTCCTGCCGCTCGACGACTCGACCGTGGTGCTGCCCGGCCACAACGAGCAGACGACCATCGGCCGTGAGCGTGCCACCAACCCGTATCTGCGGCAGGTGGCAGCCGGCCCGGGAGCGGATGTCGACGCTCCCCGACGAGGAATGTGA
- the hisS gene encoding histidine--tRNA ligase: MSTFKAPKGTYDLIPPDSAKFLAVREAIAAPLRNSGYGYIETPGFENVELFARGVGESTDIVTKEMYAFETKGGDQLALRPEGTASVLRAALEANLHKAGNLPVKLWYSGSYYRYERPQKGRYRHFSQVGAEAIGAEDPALDAELIILADQAYRSLGLRDFRILLNSLGDKECRPVYREALQNFLRGLDLDEETLRRADINPLRVLDDKRPDVQKQLGDAPLLRDYLCDACKAYHEEVRELITAAGVAFEDDPKLVRGLDYYTRTTFEFVHDGLGSQSAVGGGGRYDGLSEMIGGPALPSVGWALGVDRTVLALEAEGVELQLPSTTSVFAVPLGEEARRVLFGKVTELRKVGIAADFSYGAKGLKGAMKNANRSGARYTVVAGERDLADGVVQLKDMESGEQTAIGVNEIVAELEARLG; this comes from the coding sequence GTGAGCACCTTCAAGGCCCCCAAGGGCACGTACGACCTGATCCCGCCGGACAGCGCCAAGTTCCTCGCGGTCCGCGAGGCGATCGCGGCCCCGCTGCGCAACTCCGGCTACGGCTACATCGAGACGCCGGGCTTCGAGAACGTGGAGCTCTTCGCACGCGGTGTCGGCGAGTCCACCGACATCGTCACGAAGGAGATGTACGCCTTCGAGACCAAGGGCGGCGACCAGCTCGCCCTGCGCCCCGAGGGCACCGCCTCCGTGCTGCGCGCGGCCCTGGAGGCCAACCTGCACAAGGCGGGCAACCTCCCCGTCAAGCTCTGGTACTCGGGCTCGTACTACCGCTACGAGCGCCCGCAGAAGGGCCGTTACCGCCACTTCTCCCAGGTGGGCGCCGAGGCGATCGGCGCCGAGGACCCGGCGCTGGACGCCGAGCTGATCATCCTGGCCGACCAGGCGTACCGGTCGCTGGGCCTGCGTGACTTCCGCATCCTCCTCAACAGCCTGGGCGACAAGGAGTGCCGTCCGGTGTACCGGGAGGCGTTGCAGAACTTCCTGCGCGGCCTCGACCTCGACGAGGAGACGCTGCGCCGGGCCGACATCAACCCGCTGCGCGTCCTGGACGACAAGCGCCCCGACGTCCAGAAGCAGCTCGGCGACGCCCCGCTGCTCCGCGACTACCTCTGCGACGCCTGCAAGGCGTACCACGAGGAGGTCCGCGAGCTGATCACGGCCGCCGGCGTCGCCTTCGAGGACGACCCGAAGCTGGTCCGCGGCCTGGACTACTACACCCGTACGACCTTCGAGTTCGTCCACGACGGTCTGGGCTCCCAGTCCGCGGTGGGCGGCGGCGGTCGCTACGACGGCCTGTCCGAGATGATCGGCGGCCCGGCGCTCCCGTCCGTGGGCTGGGCCCTCGGCGTCGACCGCACGGTCCTCGCCCTGGAGGCGGAGGGCGTCGAGCTCCAACTCCCCTCCACGACCAGCGTCTTCGCGGTGCCGCTCGGCGAGGAGGCCCGCCGGGTCCTGTTCGGCAAGGTGACGGAGCTGCGCAAGGTCGGCATCGCGGCCGACTTCTCGTACGGGGCCAAGGGCCTCAAGGGTGCGATGAAGAACGCCAACCGCAGCGGCGCCCGCTACACGGTCGTCGCCGGCGAGCGCGACCTCGCCGACGGCGTGGTCCAGCTCAAGGACATGGAGTCCGGCGAGCAGACGGCGATCGGCGTGAACGAGATCGTGGCCGAACTGGAGGCCCGTCTCGGCTGA
- a CDS encoding ATP-binding cassette domain-containing protein, whose amino-acid sequence MTAVDGIDLGIARGEVFGLLRPSGAGKRTTVEILQGHHDRDADEVSVLNVVPVNGTRAWRSRGGIVRQDESTPAELTVLLLDEPTTGFDPAARRVPPADPTGGRAMTPTVVRTRAEAVAERRSGWFWSPA is encoded by the coding sequence GTGACCGCGGTCGACGGTATCGATCTCGGCATCGCCAGGGGCGAGGTGTTCGGGCTGCTGAGGCCCAGCGGCGCGGGCAAGCGCACGACGGTGGAGATCCTCCAGGGCCATCACGACCGGGACGCGGACGAGGTGTCCGTGCTCAACGTGGTTCCGGTGAACGGCACGCGCGCGTGGAGGTCCCGTGGGGGAATCGTCCGACAGGACGAATCGACGCCCGCCGAGTTGACGGTCCTGCTCCTGGACGAGCCGACGACCGGCTTCGACCCGGCGGCCCGGCGGGTACCTCCGGCTGACCCGACAGGAGGACGCGCGATGACCCCGACCGTCGTACGGACCCGTGCGGAGGCGGTCGCCGAGCGGCGATCTGGCTGGTTCTGGTCACCGGCCTGA
- a CDS encoding vitamin K epoxide reductase family protein, translating to MSKTTVKDVSTEPEPDRSAAEPRTVGGSRAFAILLVLTGAAGLLAAWVITFDKFKLLEAKVEGKTFTPGCSLNPVVSCGSVMESKQAAVFGFPNPMLGLVAYGIVICVGMSLLARARFPRWYWLTFNAGTLFGVSFCAWLMFQSLYRINALCLWCSLAWVATIIMFWYVTSFNVRNGFIPAPRWLKSFFGEFTWVMPVLHIGIIGMLIMTRWWDFWTS from the coding sequence ATGAGCAAGACGACAGTCAAGGACGTCTCCACCGAGCCCGAGCCGGACCGCTCGGCCGCCGAGCCACGGACGGTGGGCGGCAGCCGTGCCTTCGCCATCCTGCTGGTACTCACCGGCGCGGCCGGCCTGCTCGCCGCGTGGGTCATCACGTTCGACAAGTTCAAGCTCCTCGAAGCCAAGGTCGAGGGCAAGACCTTCACGCCCGGGTGCAGCCTGAACCCCGTGGTCTCCTGCGGCAGCGTCATGGAGTCCAAGCAGGCCGCCGTCTTCGGCTTCCCCAACCCGATGCTCGGTCTCGTGGCCTACGGCATCGTCATCTGCGTCGGCATGAGCCTGCTCGCCCGGGCCCGCTTCCCGCGCTGGTACTGGCTGACCTTCAACGCCGGCACCCTCTTCGGTGTCTCCTTCTGCGCCTGGCTGATGTTCCAGTCCCTGTACCGGATCAACGCGCTGTGCCTGTGGTGCTCCCTGGCGTGGGTCGCGACGATCATCATGTTCTGGTACGTGACCTCGTTCAACGTGCGCAACGGCTTCATCCCCGCCCCGCGCTGGCTGAAGAGCTTCTTCGGCGAGTTCACCTGGGTCATGCCGGTCCTGCACATCGGGATCATCGGCATGCTGATCATGACGCGCTGGTGGGACTTCTGGACCAGCTGA
- a CDS encoding replication-associated recombination protein A yields the protein MEPDLFTAAAEERQEKDPAGSPLAVRMRPRTLDEVVGQQHLLKPGSPLRRLVGEGASGPAGPSSVILWGPPGTGKTTLAYVVSKATNKRFVEMSAITAGVKEVRAVIDGARRATGGYGKETVLFLDEIHRFSKAQQDSLLPAVENRWVTLIAATTENPYFSVISPLLSRSLLLTLEPLTDDDLRGLLRRAVTDERGLKGAVTLPEDTEDHLLRIAGGDARRALTALEAAAGAALDQDESEISLQTLEQTVDRAAVKYDRDGDQHYDVASALIKSIRGSDVDAALHYLARMIEAGEDPRFIARRLMISASEDIGLADPNALPIAVAAAQAVAMIGFPEAALTLSHATIALALAPKSNAATMAIGAALDDVRKGMAGSVPPHLRDGHYKGAAKLGHAQGYVYPHDLPEGIAEQQYAPEELKDREYYAPTRHGAEARYADAVEWTRKHLGRKRS from the coding sequence GTGGAGCCCGATCTGTTCACCGCCGCCGCCGAAGAACGCCAGGAGAAGGACCCCGCCGGGAGCCCCCTGGCGGTCCGGATGCGCCCGCGCACCCTCGACGAGGTGGTGGGCCAGCAGCATCTGCTGAAGCCCGGCTCGCCCCTGCGCCGCCTGGTCGGCGAGGGTGCGAGCGGCCCGGCCGGGCCGTCCTCGGTGATCCTGTGGGGCCCGCCCGGCACCGGCAAGACGACCCTCGCCTACGTCGTCTCCAAGGCCACCAACAAGCGCTTCGTCGAAATGTCGGCGATCACCGCGGGCGTCAAGGAGGTCCGCGCGGTCATCGACGGCGCCCGCCGCGCCACCGGGGGATACGGCAAGGAGACCGTCCTCTTCCTCGACGAGATCCACCGCTTCAGCAAGGCCCAGCAGGACTCCCTGCTCCCGGCCGTCGAGAACCGCTGGGTCACCCTCATCGCGGCGACCACCGAGAACCCCTACTTCTCGGTGATCTCCCCGCTCCTGTCCCGGTCCCTCCTCCTCACCCTCGAACCCCTCACCGACGACGACCTGCGCGGCCTGCTCCGCAGGGCCGTCACCGACGAGCGCGGCCTCAAGGGCGCCGTCACCCTCCCCGAGGACACCGAGGACCACCTCCTGCGCATCGCCGGCGGTGACGCCCGCCGTGCGCTGACCGCACTGGAGGCCGCCGCCGGGGCCGCCCTCGACCAGGACGAGAGCGAGATCAGCCTCCAGACCCTGGAGCAGACGGTCGACCGCGCGGCCGTGAAGTACGACCGCGACGGCGACCAGCACTACGACGTCGCCAGCGCCCTGATCAAGTCCATCCGAGGCTCGGACGTCGACGCCGCGCTGCACTACCTGGCCCGCATGATCGAGGCCGGCGAGGACCCCCGCTTCATCGCCCGTCGGCTCATGATCTCCGCCAGCGAGGACATCGGCCTCGCCGACCCGAACGCGCTGCCCATCGCGGTCGCCGCCGCCCAGGCCGTCGCCATGATCGGCTTCCCCGAGGCCGCCCTCACCCTCAGCCACGCCACCATCGCCCTCGCGCTCGCCCCCAAGTCCAACGCCGCGACCATGGCGATCGGCGCCGCTCTGGACGACGTACGCAAGGGAATGGCGGGATCCGTGCCGCCCCACCTGCGGGACGGGCACTACAAGGGCGCCGCCAAGCTCGGGCACGCGCAGGGGTACGTGTATCCGCACGACCTGCCCGAGGGCATCGCCGAGCAGCAGTACGCCCCGGAGGAACTCAAGGACCGCGAGTACTACGCGCCGACCCGGCACGGCGCGGAGGCGCGGTACGCGGACGCCGTCGAGTGGACCCGTAAGCACCTCGGTCGCAAGCGGTCCTGA